A part of Planctomycetota bacterium genomic DNA contains:
- a CDS encoding HAMP domain-containing sensor histidine kinase has protein sequence MPRRLLVPSLEPFASRSEGLLALCRWFIRLRWLAVAALFAVVAGTRWLVGIQLPLAQLFGLGAMLAAYNLLFRWYAERLHARPQEEVTARTAERFANVQVLADLLCMTVLLHFSGGVENPLSIFYVFHVIIASVMLPRWQSYAHAGVAFGLFAALVLLERWGAVPHYYLPGYMAERHFQSAPFIFGHLGALAVTLFVSAFMTTSIVARLRERQAELAATSARLADLEARKSRFMRVAAHQLRSPLSAIQSLLNVFLRNYAALGEGKRVEFIQRAEHRTRVMLDMLADLLALSRLRDARDQKPVRGLVAFDEMAQRVLALYGPQSEEKRQTLEVRLEAGAAQIYAEPDRLRDVLVNLVSNAIKYTPEGGRVTVTSRADESRLVFEVADTGIGIPPEDQEHLFEEFFRASNAREFAQEGTGLGLSIVREIVQAHDGEITFESQPGRGTRFTVTFPVAVCELPRRAT, from the coding sequence ATGCCTCGCCGCCTGCTGGTGCCGTCCCTCGAGCCGTTCGCGAGCCGCAGCGAGGGGCTGCTGGCCCTGTGCCGCTGGTTCATCCGGCTGCGGTGGCTGGCCGTGGCGGCGCTGTTTGCCGTTGTCGCGGGCACCCGGTGGCTCGTGGGCATTCAGCTCCCGCTGGCGCAGCTCTTCGGCCTCGGGGCCATGCTCGCCGCCTACAACCTGCTGTTCCGCTGGTACGCCGAACGGCTGCACGCGCGCCCGCAGGAGGAGGTGACGGCGCGCACCGCCGAGCGCTTCGCCAACGTGCAGGTGCTGGCCGACCTGCTGTGCATGACCGTGCTGCTGCACTTCTCGGGCGGGGTGGAGAACCCGCTGAGCATCTTCTACGTGTTCCACGTGATCATCGCCAGCGTGATGTTGCCGCGGTGGCAGAGCTATGCGCACGCGGGGGTGGCGTTCGGCCTGTTCGCGGCGCTCGTGCTGCTGGAGCGCTGGGGGGCCGTGCCGCACTACTACCTGCCCGGCTACATGGCCGAGCGCCACTTCCAGAGCGCGCCGTTCATCTTCGGCCACCTGGGCGCGCTGGCCGTCACGCTCTTCGTGTCGGCCTTCATGACCACGTCCATCGTGGCCCGGCTGCGCGAGCGGCAGGCCGAGCTGGCCGCCACCTCGGCGCGGCTGGCCGACCTCGAGGCCCGCAAGTCGCGCTTCATGCGCGTGGCGGCGCACCAGCTCCGCTCGCCTCTGTCGGCCATCCAGTCGCTGCTGAACGTCTTCCTGCGCAACTACGCCGCCCTGGGCGAGGGCAAGCGGGTCGAGTTCATCCAGCGGGCCGAGCACCGCACGCGCGTGATGCTCGACATGCTGGCCGACCTGTTGGCCCTCTCGCGCCTGCGCGACGCGCGCGACCAGAAGCCGGTTCGCGGCCTCGTGGCGTTCGACGAGATGGCCCAGCGCGTGCTGGCGCTCTACGGCCCGCAATCGGAGGAGAAGCGCCAGACGCTCGAGGTGCGCCTCGAGGCCGGCGCGGCGCAGATCTACGCCGAGCCCGACCGGCTCCGCGACGTGCTGGTCAACCTCGTCTCCAACGCCATCAAGTACACGCCGGAAGGCGGGCGCGTCACCGTGACCAGCCGCGCCGACGAGTCCCGCCTGGTGTTCGAGGTGGCCGACACGGGCATCGGCATCCCGCCCGAGGACCAGGAGCACCTCTTCGAGGAGTTCTTCCGCGCGAGCAACGCCCGCGAGTTCGCCCAGGAGGGCACGGGGCTGGGCCTCTCGATCGTCCGAGAGATTGTGCAGGCGCACGACGGCGAGATCACCTTCGAGAGCCAGCCGGGCCGGGGCACCCGCTTCACCGTCACCTTCCCCGTCGCCGTGTGCGAGCTGCCGCGCAGGGCTACTTGA
- a CDS encoding hydrogenase maturation nickel metallochaperone HypA gives MHESGRAEAVFRTLQAELAKHDCQRVVKVTLVVGELSGADADHIIEHLREYAQGTPLEGAAYEVVEKPVEFACAECGARYGADTEKPGCPQCGGLRHAIVGGHEFAVEAMEIE, from the coding sequence ATGCACGAATCGGGCCGCGCGGAGGCCGTGTTCCGCACCCTTCAGGCTGAGCTGGCCAAGCACGACTGCCAGCGGGTGGTCAAGGTGACGCTGGTCGTCGGGGAACTGAGCGGCGCCGATGCCGATCACATCATCGAGCACCTCCGGGAGTACGCCCAGGGCACGCCGCTGGAGGGTGCCGCGTACGAGGTGGTGGAGAAGCCCGTGGAGTTCGCCTGCGCCGAGTGCGGCGCGCGCTACGGCGCCGACACGGAGAAGCCCGGCTGCCCCCAGTGCGGCGGCCTGCGCCACGCCATCGTCGGCGGCCACGAGTTCGCCGTGGAGGCGATGGAGATCGAGTAG